In Lapillicoccus jejuensis, the DNA window GACGAGCGGCTGCGGCAGGGTCGCGGGGAGCAGCGTGGCGGTGTCGGTGGCGGTGTCGGCCTTGGTCACGCGGGCCGCGGAGGTCGTCCCGTCGACCCAGGCCACCCGGACGGAGGTCGCCCCCTCGACGACGTGGGCGGCGGTGAGGATGGTGCCGTCCGCGTTGACGACGACCCCCGCGCCGGTGCCCCGCCCCTCGGGGCGGGTGGCGGTGATGAGGACGAGCGACGGCTGGATGGTGCTCCACGCGACGCCGGCGTCGGGCGGGGCGGCCGCCTCGGCGGAGGCCTGCGCCTGCTGCGCGGCCGTGATCGCGGCGCTGACGTCGGCCGCGGTGACGGGGGCCGGGGCCGGCGGCCTCGTGGCGAGCCAGGCACCGCCGGCGACGAGCAGGACGAGCGCGACGACCGCCGCGACGAGCGCGCGGCGGGACAGGCCGCGGACCACCCCAGCGCTCCGGGTCGCCGTACGGCGCGCGGTGGAGACGGCGCGGGCGGGTGCCCGGCGGGCGGCGGCGCGGGCGGAGGCGGCCCGGGAGCGCAGGCGCTCGGGGCGCGAGGGCGGGGGGGCCGCCTGCGGCGGTGGCGTCATGAGCCGACCCGGCGTCCCGGGAGGCGGCAGCGCCGGGCGGGTCCCGCTCGGGCGCGCGGTGGCCGGGCCGTCGTGACCGGGGGCGCGCGGCTCTCCCGGGGGCGGTGGTGGGGCGATGAGCCGGGCCACCACCTGAGGCTACGTGCCGTCCCCCGAGGACGGGAGCCTCGTGCCGTGATCCACAGGTTCGGGCGGGGGCGGGGGTCACGGACCGTGCTGGGGACGACGCGGCGGGGGACCGCGCCGGGTCCGTCAGGGTGGGCGGACCACCCCTCGTCGGCCGACCACTCCAGGAGGACCCATGGCCCGTGTCACCCACGTCGTGCTCGTCGACGGGCTGCCCGTCCGCAGCTGGGTCGAGGACGACGACCGGGACCGGTGGGACGACCGGTGGGGCGACCGGTGGGGCGACCGGTGGGGCGACCGCTGGGACGACGACCGGTGGGACGACAGGTACGACGACCCGCGGCCGGTTGCGCCCCCTCGGCCCGCGGACGAGGAGATCGCGTGGGACCTGCTGTGCGTGGAGGTCGGCGGGGAGGAGGCGCTGCTCGGGCTCACCGACGAGCCGTTGCCCGACGAGGAGGTCGACTGGGACCGGGTGCCGGAGGTCGCCCGGTGGGCGGTGCACCAGGTGCTTGACCACGTCGAGCGGGCCCTCGCCAGGTGGCCGGACGCCGAGCTGCGCACCGCCTGCCGCCGCTTCGTCGTCGACGCGGCCGAGCGGCACGACCTCGCGTTCGGGGCGTACGACGTCGTGCGGACCGCGGCGGCCGCCTTCTGGGCGGTGGGGCGAGCCGGCTACGTCATCGGCCCCGAGCTGCGGATGACGAACGCCGACGTGCTCGCGCTCTTCGGGCTGCGCAGCTCGCCGGAGCCGCACGCCAGCCGGTTGCTCGGTCCGGTCCAGACGGTCGGACCGCACGGCTACGGTCGGTACACGCTTCCGTACGGCGGCTCGCGGCCCCGGAACGGTCAGGGCTTCGACATCGGTGACCCGCGGCTGCTCGTCTCCGCCCGACGTGCCGTGCTGGTCGCCGAGCGCGACCGGCTGAGTCCGCGCGTCACGGAGTTGCGCGATGCGCGGGCCGCCGCAACAACAGCGACGGAGGGAGGTGAGCCGGAGTGGGAACGCGCCCTGCGCATGCTCACGGACGGGCCCGAGCCCGAGGTCGAGGACGGGTGGCGGGGGCGATGAATGGTGGCCGGGCCACGTCATCCCGTTCTGGGATGCAGGTGGGTATCCTCGGGAGGATGAGTACGCAGATCGCGGTGCGCCTCCCCGACGACCTGGTGGCGTTCCTCGACGACGCCGTCGGCCGGGGCGAAGCGTCGAGCCGGGCCGCCCTCGTGGCCCGGGCCCTGGAGCGAGAGCGCCGACGCGTGTCGGCCGAGCACGACGCCGTTCGGCTCAGCCAGCTCGGCACGGAGGACGACCTCGACGACCTGGTGGCGTGGACCGCCGAGCGACTCCCCCCGCCGTCGTGAGCCGGCGCGAGGTCCGGCTGGCCCACCTCGACAGGACTCGGCCGGTGGTCGTGCTCACGCGCGACCTCGCCAGGGCGGCCATGAGCAAGGTCACGGTGGCGCCGATGACCTCGACCGTCAAGGGGCTGTCGAGCGAGGTCCCGGTCGGTCCCGAGAACGGGTTGGAGAGCGCGAGTGCCGTCTCCCTCGACAACGTCCTGACGATCCCGGTCGACCGGTTGGGGCGGACGGTGGGCTACCTCACGCCGGAGCAGGAGCGGGCGCTGGCGTGCGCCGTGGTCCTCGCCTACGACCTGGACGTGCCGCTGCCCGGCTGAACGGAGAGCCAGGCCTGGAAGCCGCCCTCGAGGTCGGTCGCGTTCCGCAGCCCGAGCCGGCGCAGGGACTCGGCGGCCAGGCTCGAGCTGTAGCCCTCGTTGCACACCACCACGACGACCCGGTCGGGGTCGTCGGCCACGTCGAGACGGTTCGGGCTCGTCGGGTCCAGCCGCCACTCGAGGACGTTTCGATCCACGACGAGCGCCCCCGGCAGCTCACCGTCCCGTTCCCTCTGCTCGACCGGTCGGGTGTCGACGACGAGGGCGCCGGCGTCGACGAGCGCGAGCAGCTCGCCGACCTGGGTGCGACGCATGCCCTCCCGGCTCTCGTCGAGCACGCGGTCGATGGCGGGGCGCGAGTCCATAGCGCGACGTTACGCACCGGGGTGCGGGACGGGTGTCCCCGGCCCGGGGGAGGCCGGACCGGGGACGACGGGCTCAGCGCAGCGGGTCGAACGGCGCGAGCTCGGCGACCGGCGCCCCGGTGACGATCTGCTGCGCCAGCAGGCGACCGGTGACCGGCCCGAGGGTGATGCCCCACATGCCGTGCCCGCCGGCGACGTGGACCCGCGGGCTGCGGGTCGCGCCGATCAGCGGCAGGCCGTCCGCGGTGCAGGGGCGCGAGCCGACCCACTCGTCCTCGCGGGCGTCGAGGTCGGCGCCGCGCAGCAGCGGGCGGGCGGCCTCGGCGATGGCGCGGATGCGGCGCGGGTCGAGCGCGGCCTCGGGGGAGCGGAACTCCATCATCCCCGCGACCCGCAGCCGGTCGCCGATCGGCGTGCAGGCGACGCGCTGGGCCGGGAAGTAGACCGGGCCGGTCGGCA includes these proteins:
- a CDS encoding S1C family serine protease; translation: MARLIAPPPPPGEPRAPGHDGPATARPSGTRPALPPPGTPGRLMTPPPQAAPPPSRPERLRSRAASARAAARRAPARAVSTARRTATRSAGVVRGLSRRALVAAVVALVLLVAGGAWLATRPPAPAPVTAADVSAAITAAQQAQASAEAAAPPDAGVAWSTIQPSLVLITATRPEGRGTGAGVVVNADGTILTAAHVVEGATSVRVAWVDGTTSAARVTKADTATDTATLLPATLPQPLVPATLGGGVRVGDPVFAVGHPLGLADSLSAGVVSALDRSVRVEGDRTLAHLIQTDAAVNPGNSGGPLLDRAGHVVGIVTGLANPSGEGAFSGIGFAVPIATAGGTAGSPPQ
- a CDS encoding YlcI/YnfO family protein, producing the protein MSTQIAVRLPDDLVAFLDDAVGRGEASSRAALVARALERERRRVSAEHDAVRLSQLGTEDDLDDLVAWTAERLPPPS
- a CDS encoding type II toxin-antitoxin system PemK/MazF family toxin, with translation MSRREVRLAHLDRTRPVVVLTRDLARAAMSKVTVAPMTSTVKGLSSEVPVGPENGLESASAVSLDNVLTIPVDRLGRTVGYLTPEQERALACAVVLAYDLDVPLPG
- a CDS encoding rhodanese-like domain-containing protein; translated protein: MDSRPAIDRVLDESREGMRRTQVGELLALVDAGALVVDTRPVEQRERDGELPGALVVDRNVLEWRLDPTSPNRLDVADDPDRVVVVVCNEGYSSSLAAESLRRLGLRNATDLEGGFQAWLSVQPGSGTSRS